Genomic DNA from Pygocentrus nattereri isolate fPygNat1 chromosome 11, fPygNat1.pri, whole genome shotgun sequence:
cagtataTGGGTTTTTGCTATGAAACCCATCACTACTGGACTTGTGTACCCAGCACCCCTGAGGATCAGAGCTGGCCTGAATCTGGACTTGGGCCCTTTCCCGCTCTTTAGACTGTTGGGGTCAACCTTGTGTGGTTCAACTTTCAACTGAATGAATTCTAGATAAATAAATAGCCACAAATTCAGTTGTGAATAATGAATTTCAAGCTCTAGAtttcttatttctctcttctttcttcctctccccACCATTCTAAAGATGCATGTCGCACCCTGACCAAACTGCCCCACCCTTGTCTGTCCGTTTATCCGTCGGTCTCTATGTCCGTCCTTTGGGTTTGCCATGTTCGGTTTGTTCTCTGCGTTTCTATTCTATCCTTCTCTTTTGTCTTCTAgattcacctctctctctctctctctctctctctccagctctctctatTGTAAAACAATTGCTTCATCCtggtctttcttttctttgtcgAACTAATCTAGaatgtattctgtttctctctccttctccttttttccAGCATATGCGCTCTCTTTTGCTAAGCTCTCTGTATGCTctggttttgtttactgttttcagttcttttctcttcctttctttattttttatctgaCTGACCAGATTAAGCATTTCTTGTGTTTCCAGgcttctcttgctctctttctttcttcctttctccctcttcctctctctctcatctctcttgcAGCTCTGCTCCTCTGATAATTCAGCGCTGGTGTAGtcgatgtctctctctctcatgattTTGTTTGACTCTGTAGCCTCAGTTTGTAGTCATGCTAATAATATGCAGCCTATCTTCTCTGACACAGAgaattctctctgtttttctttctctctctcctcctttttcctctctctttctcctgcggTTGCTGTCTGAGCTGTCCACCcgttgtctttcttttttctcagtacCTCCATTACTTGTCTTTTTCCTGTGACcaatccatctctctttctctctcgccttttctctctctgtcactttatCAGTGTTTAACAGTTCATTGCTGTTGTCTCTTACTGTGTCTTTACCACTCAGTCCATTCCCTGCATCACATTCATTATGTATGAcgtaaactctctctctctctctctctctctctctctctctctctctttgacccTTGCGTTGGCTCTGTTTTCACTCTTACGTTGGTTAGTTCTTTGCAGGGTTTGGCTCTGTTCACTAGTTCTGTAAGTCCCGCTGACCTGTAAGAAACAGACCACTCCACATTCAAACACAGCTTGCAGATTCATACCTGCTAAACTGTAAGAGATGTTACTGTTTCACAGCTTTCATTCCTTTGTAGTTTGCTCTCTGCTCATGTATTTGTGATGTTCGTCAGCGTTCTTGTATCACccatgctcaaaaaaacaaatcatatgTTCTATAATCTGTGTGTATATTTGATTGTGTGTCTGGTTGGTTTCTGAAATATCTGTTTGTGCTAAAATGTTTTGGCTTATTGCATTGGTTTTTGAATTTGATCATGCTTTGTCCTTAaattgttttgtctgtgagtgTAACCCAGTAAAAGGATgtgatttgaaatatttttagttgcatttttggtgttgtttttctctctttccaaaTTCTGGATTAGGCATTAGCTTCTCACTCATCTGCTGGTTTATAATTATTTCtatgattgatttatttattttttgcagaacTTAATCTTGTTGAGAGCTCAGGTTTTCATCACATGCTTACTGTCTGAACTGTGTGTGCAACTcagagaaaaactaaatatcattttctgaagtttaTGTGCTCCAGTCAGAATCTTAGATCTGGATTTTCCATATTGGGTTTGTTTGATGAGACAGAGCGCCTTGGGCCGATGAAGGGTAAACTGAACTACGCGCACTGAAAGATAATCTTCCTCGTCTGGATAatcattctgtctgtctctgtctctctgcctgtctgtacgtctgtctctctgtctgcagtAGGAATATGGGAAATAAGCCAGCCAACAGCCCTAAGGGTCAGCCTCCAGATGCTGATGGACATTCCTCTGTCTCTGACCTAGCTAACTCGCTCACCGGAGACATGGTGATGGTaagagtgcatgtgtgtttcaTGACCTCGCTTTGTGTTCCTCATGCTGAGTCATATCTGTGAGGACTGAAGTTTGCCCACTCCAAGCCAGAGTTTCTTATCTAGCACTGCACTTCCAAGGAGACTCAGGGGAGATGAGTATGCGTCTGTCTGCGAGGTTTTGTTTGTCTGCTAGAATCACTCTATCAGTACCCGACATTATCACCAACTCCTCAGTTCAGAACAAGTTTCGGGTTAACCTACTTCAGTTTGCAATACACTGCACAGTGCTCAAGTAattaaattaattgtttttttacactTCTGTTGGTACATAATGGAGTGCATTGGATTCTTTTTTCCTCCGTGTTTAGTTGTCTCCTGGCTCGGATGAAGACCATGAAGGACCAGTCAGCGAGAAGTTAGGCAGGATTCAGTTCAGTGTGGGCTACAGTTTCCAGGATTCTACTCTTACTGTCAAAATCATTAAAGGTCAAGACCTGCCTGCTAAAGACTTCTCTGGAACCTCTGACCCCTTTGTAAAAATATACCTGCTGCCTGACAAAAAGCACAAACTGGAGACCAAAGTGAAGAGAAAGAACCTTAATCCTCACTGGAATGAGACATTCCTGTTTGAAGGTTTGTTTCTAATTTTAGCTTTGCAGTCACACTCAGGCATTGCACTGTTCTTAGAAACACACTTTGGGTTGGTTTTGGACGTTGTCCAAAACTCCCTCATATTTGTTTATGAATCGCACAAACTTAACTATGACAACTTAACTGTGAACTGTTACTCTGTTTCACAAGCCAGAATTCGGTCGCATGAGTTTGTTCTGGAATATCATAATAGGTCGCCCCCAAATATCCACAATTTTACCTTTACTATGCATTGCAGCTACCTTGGATTTATTAATGCATTACTTGACATTGTTTGTTACAGTATAGATTTGGAAAGTCTATAATTTGTATCCACATCCACATAGCAGTTGTCTTTTAATAGTGTACCACTATCTGTCCACTCATGAGGCATATTGTAGTTACCTAAATTTGGCTTGTTGAGTTCTGAGAGACATATACTGTCTTGTATACTTGACTATTTTAGTTGGCAAAAATAGTTTATTGCAGACCATTAAAAGTACTAGGTGACTGTAGATATACCATTAACATTTCTGCCCCACTTTTCGGCTAGGGTTTCCATACGAGAAGGTGCGAGAGCGGACATTGTACCTTCAGGTGCTGGATTATGACCGCTTCAGCAGGAATGACCCTATAGGTGAGGTGTCCATTCCACTAAACAAAGTGGAGCTGGGCCACAACCAGACCTTCTGGAAGGAGCTGAAACCATGCAGTGATGGGAGCGTGAGTGGCTTATCTCTATCAGACCAGTGGGAATGGCCGTGCTTTAAGTACAGTTGTAGAGATATTGGGTAAACTAGCAAGTTCAAATGAAACTACTGCGTACATTTTTAGAAACAGTTGATCATTTGTGCTGCTGTGTGATGCATTGCTTATTCTGTCTTTGGTGACACAGAGTGATGATTTAGATACTTTTTGAATATTTATAGTcaaagtaaaatacatttttccttcCATACCATAATATATTACCAAGAGAAGCACAGTATTGTTGAGGGTTTCTGTGATACCTGTACATTTTCACTTGATAATAACTGGGGTGGAAGAAGGACAAAGAGGTATTACCACTTAATATTATTTATCCCCACTCACTGGAGCActgtgatgtaatcaaaaatcagaagatGTTTCTGAGGTGGCCAAAAGTCATTGCAATTAATGAAGGATTATGGAAAgacaagaattttgtcttttaaatgacatAATGGATTGTGCCTGATTTGATCAGGATACTAACTAGTACTACTAACTagtaaaaaagttcattttgaaTTCAGGTAAacttttaggttttttttttgtttgtttgttttttaacaggACAGTTATCCCCTCTTATAATGTATTAAGTTCCATATCTCCTGATACCTGAGGTTGCGCTGAATTGGGGTTCATACAATACTTGATGTTAAGCACATGTTCATTTGGCATAGAAAAAAGTGACACAAATATTGACAGAAACACTAACCCTAACTTACAGGCTAAGGAGACTCTAGTTCTTATCCATGCCACCTTTCTCCAAAAACTGGTTTCAGCCCATCAAAGTGGTAACACCACAGAGCAACTTtctttaaacaaagaaaataaacgtATACTTTAGTATTCTATACATTGAATTCTAGTCAAATCCATAAAATTGCTAAAGCCAGGTACTGTTGCTTTAGCCTGTTATTGTTAATTGGCTGTTTAGTTGGGATATTTTAAATGCCTTTATTTGTGTGGGAAGATGTTCCCTGTGAAGCTTCTGCACAGCCTTGTCTGTTTAATAATATCGTTATTGAAGATTGCTCTTGTCATATAAGTAACAAAAAAATAGATGAATAGATATAGATGAATTACTACATAAACGTCAGCAGCCATAGTCTTGTTAGACATGCATCATAcatgtgttttattgtgaattgttatttaagacattttgtttttgcatttagCTTTGGTAGTGACAAACTGGTGTAGGCATGAACTGGGTAAGGTTCAAAGGGATTATGAGTAtcaaaaagagaataaagatgAAATAGCTCAGAGTCTCTATCAGATATTATCCGCTCTTATGAACAGAAGCTTTAGATCCCTGGTGTTTGTGTGGgattaattattaatgataggaatatttgtttgtgtttgtagggGAGTCGAGGAGACCTGCTTGTTTCTCTCTGTTACAATCCCACTGCTAACACCATCACAGTTAACATCATTAAAGCACGCAACCTAAAAGCCATGGATATCGGAGGCACTTCAGGTACACATGCAAATGTAgataaacaacacacacacacacacacacatgagctTACATATATGAACATACAGAATACTTTCTGTATtgatttctttctctgtttagccattaaatgtatatttctgTTGCTAGTGACACTTTAACTTATCCTTCCTCCAGTTTCAGATAAGTGACAAAAAACAATATCAAAATTATTTTGTCCTGACAGTTTGTAGATCAGTTCTTGGAAAGCTGCACTATGttagatttggggatttggacctctctgttgaaaatgtgtaattgcatgcaacatgtagAAGAATTTAGTACCTTTCATTGTGACTCAGACCCTTTACCTGAGCTGATGAATCTGACATTTGTGAGCAGGTTGAAATTGTATTGAGAGAGAATTCAGCCAAAACttgatgaagaacatgatgatgTTAGTGAACTATGTACTATGTCATATATCTTTATTAGTGTAATACTGATTTCACATTTGACATGTACACATAAAGTTGTAGGATCTATGCAAAATCCGACCTGACACATCTGACTTTAAATTGATATTTCCGGCATTACAGGATGACTCGCAGCACTATTAGAATTTAGAACATTTTACCgtgttttttcttctgactCAGTTATcttacttctttcaattttaacaggaaatcttacacagtgcagctttgaGACTTGAAGTATGTGAAAACAACTGATGAAGCAGCCATGCATTTGAGGGTTAAACAGTCTGTCTTTTTCACTTACTGTTTTGCTTTGTCTTATTTTCATGCTACATTGCTCTGTCtccatttttccaatttttaaCTTCACTGACCTCAGACATTTCAAAGCTGATCTGCAGTCTCAACCACACGTATATACTGATCTCACAGCAATTGTAGCAAACGCTCTCATCTCTTCACTCTGACTCCAGCTCAGATTGATCTTCCACTATTACCCAGCTATTTTGTCCTTTGTATTACCTCTGCTTTCATAACCTTTACACTTTCACTGAGCTGTGATTTCAAAGTAGGAGGGCATTACAGAAGTGGCCAGTGGTTTCATGGAGAAACATCAGTAAATTTTTAAGGAAACAAATTTAGAGTAAagtggagttaaagtcgagTTTTACCTGGACTAGAAGATCAATGTAAACATGTGCTGGTTTGACTGACTTACAGATAATGACCTGTATCTTTGACTGGCTGCAGATCCCTATGTGAAGGTGTGGCTCATGCACAAAGACAAGCGTgtggagaagaaaaagacagtGACCATTAAGCGCTGCCTGAACCCTGTCTTTAACGAGTCCTTCCCCTTTGATATCCCCGCACATGTGCTCCGAGagaccaccatcatcatcaccgtcATGGACAAGGACCGGCTGAGCCGTAACGATGTCATTGGCAAGGTAAAGtacacaaacaataaatatgttCACTCATCAAAAGAATATCTCCAAATTTAATGTTGTCATAataacatatttgcatattgtagTAGTATAGAATAGTatagtgtgtttttatgtaatattatggCTAAGATTATTAGGGCTGGCTAATTAATTTATTGATAAATATCATTAATAATGTtgaatttataatttttttggtTACACTTACTATAGTGTATAGTTACCCTATACtatagggtgctgttcataaggcaacatgacacctacataagcttgtcatgacaactgatataaccctacataactgtttataaatgcttctTCTAATAAGTGTCATTTgctataaatgttacatttgccaattttgatcaaaatcagctaaagtagcctttatgacagatgacgcctgttgtaataaacatttataaacagttatgtagggttatgtcagttgcattgacaaccttatgtaggtgtcatgtaacCTTATGAACAACTACCATATGTGTGTGGTGAAAGCTGGAGCTCCAAGTATTGAAAACGCAAGAGCAACCATGATCTCTTATTAGAAAGATGGAGTTGATATTAATGTGTGCTttcatggacaaaagtatgtggacaaccctgctaattattgagttcaggtgtttcagccacacccactgtTAAGAGGTGTATAACATAGCCATGTGatttccatagacaaacactggcaatagAACAGGTtgcactgatgagctcagtgattttaaacatggcactgtcatgtGAGGCCaactttgccacaagtcagttcatgaaatttctggCCTCCTAGATCTGCTCAGGTCAATTGTAAATGCTATTGATGTGAAATAGAAGCATCTAGGAACAACAActgctcagccacaaagcagtagaccacacaaattgtgcatttagaataaaaaatcttctatcctctgttgcatcactcactacaagTTTCAAACTGCCTGTGCAGTCATAACTGGTTTTGCAGGACAAAAAAGCTGTAAACAAGATTACTATGTGTAATCTTTAAAGcatgccactggactctggagcagtggaaactgtTTTTTGGAGTGGTGAATTATACTTTGTTATCTGGCAGTCTGCTGGACAAATCTGTATTTGGCAGATTCCAAGTGAATGCTAAATACTGGAATGCATAAtgctaacagtaaagtttaAAGTAATAATGGCCTGGGACTATTCAGGCTAgggcccttagttccagtgaaggtaATTTAATGCTACAGTatacaaagatattttacaaaatgataTGTCATTAATTTTGGAGAAGTcgctttcctgttccaacatgactgtgctcCTGTACATAAAGACCTCCACCCtatttgttaacacctttaagGTAGATTGCAATGTGATAAAGAGCCAaaccctcttgtccaacatcagtgcctcacctcacaaatgctcttttggctgaatcagaagccttcccagaagagtggaggcagTTAAAGCCACAAAGGATAAGCCAACTATATATTaatatggttttggaatggaatgTCCAGCAGGCTCATAGAAGTGTGGTGGttgagtgtccacatacttttggccatatactGCATGCATTACAAAGCAGAATGTTCATGAACCTGTGTATGTGTTGCTTCCTGTATCAGATCTATCTGTCATGGAAGAGTGGCCCGGCAGAGGTGAAGCACTGGAAGGACATGTTGAGCAGGCCGCGCACCAACGTGGCGCAGTGGCACGCCCTCAAAGCCTGATCGCCCTCACTTTgtcccacccccccaccccccacacaccTTTGACCCTCGAGCCCCAGCCCCACCCTTATGCACAAGACTGACTCGCTGCCAGACTGCAAAACACGGGTACTTTTAGCCATCCACTCTCGTAACCTTTAACTTTCAACCTTgagcttctttctttttctcacctcttatcttctctttttctctctttctttctctctactttctctcactccctctgtctctcttttctgctCTTCCTCTTTCATCTAACCCTTTTTAAATCTCTGCTGTAATTTTggtaacatgttttgttaagGTCTGCATATCAAGTGATCTTAAGCCTTCAGTTACGTTATCCAAGTAGCTCACCTTTTGTAACTCTAAGCAAATAATAAGTCTTGACTTGTCAGTGTACCTGCTGTTACACTTGAACAGTGACTAAAGTTAAATGAAGCCATTTAAAAAAGCTGTATGCAAACTTTAATGTAATGTGTTACCAATGTTTAATTTTCTTCTTATACCTCTTTCACTTTCCACTGAGCCcagctctctgtttatctgtgtgagtgtatatactcATTCTCTAGAGGTCACACGTCGCTCCTCTGTCTGCTCCTCCTTGGTTCGCATGCATCTGTC
This window encodes:
- the syt7a gene encoding synaptotagmin-7 isoform X3 — protein: MYLNREEDNNKGSVALSVFLVSLAVTVCAVWLVALCGVCGWCQRKLGKRNKPGVESAGTPDSTRGRGEKKAINGAVPGGQKGSLGGRGGDPSRSDSVKSMVMGGSKAGKWQTVQSHMHSGDLKNGNFADLESIPLSGAMPRPRTLLRQQSLQQPLVHQPPAPGLVSRPPISQSLGQLHPQPSSAGTGGGGAGPGGGGGGSADSQRGGTATQASRGGTGGGASRYRSGGAGSRALRGNPGSWDYMMSQIKNRGLDVKSFLEGKFVVLSLAIGLAEQDDFANLPDLQEVPPSQETPSDKSRNMGNKPANSPKGQPPDADGHSSVSDLANSLTGDMVMLSPGSDEDHEGPVSEKLGRIQFSVGYSFQDSTLTVKIIKGQDLPAKDFSGTSDPFVKIYLLPDKKHKLETKVKRKNLNPHWNETFLFEGFPYEKVRERTLYLQVLDYDRFSRNDPIGEVSIPLNKVELGHNQTFWKELKPCSDGSGSRGDLLVSLCYNPTANTITVNIIKARNLKAMDIGGTSDPYVKVWLMHKDKRVEKKKTVTIKRCLNPVFNESFPFDIPAHVLRETTIIITVMDKDRLSRNDVIGKIYLSWKSGPAEVKHWKDMLSRPRTNVAQWHALKA